The following proteins are encoded in a genomic region of Arachis stenosperma cultivar V10309 chromosome 4, arast.V10309.gnm1.PFL2, whole genome shotgun sequence:
- the LOC130975715 gene encoding putative F-box protein At5g55150 gives MVEFDRWSDIHQDLFNEITKRFYSYDNYIQLRLVCKQWNLKLPKIPDGNKVPWLVLSTGSAAKESLEEEVRASEDEGILDARSLEEKGIYHLMLPDMQDNIMCGSYHGWLIIVMVYEGTVRILNPFTKVHLDLPSVSTLPNVININGDECTLGYKGLIITEKTIFVHQEQIWKAIINSAPTNDSDSDFTAVIIYGLLLELAFYMPKDKRWIRFPTRDLVDVHDVIFFEEKIFAVNCHGQLYEFDTRTKSGPVGGKHEATPPPSNVGMLNCYYYLIGGDNGSLLMLVKGARYRYYMKNQKRFCECETVKFDIYELRKNEKTWSRIQSLGNYILVIGLNSSVKILPNNFLNCKGNQIYFTYDMHDMREVCFEIENITPRSQIGVFDLEDGSFQTFLTDVDFFGRPIWILPEYRFLSS, from the coding sequence ATGGTTGAGTTTGATCGATGGTCAGATATTCATCAAGATTTGTTTAACGAAATTACTAAGCGGTTCTATTCATATGACAATTACATTCAACTTCGATTAGTTTGTAAGCAATGGAACTTGAAACTTCCAAAGATTCCTGATGGCAACAAAGTTCCGTGGTTGGTACTATCTACTGGCAGTGCTGCTAAAGAATCCTTAGAAGAAGAAGTTCGTGCTTCCGAGGATGAAGGAATTCTTGACGCTCGTAGTCTCGAAGAGAAGGGGATTTACCACCTCATGTTACCAGATATGCAAGACAACATCATGTGTGGTTCTTATCATGGATGGTTGATCATTGTAATGGTATATGAAGGTACTGTAAGAATCCTAAATCCATTTACAAAGGTTCACTTGGATCTTCCTTCAGTTTCAACTCTTCCAAATGTAATTAATATCAATGGGGATGAATGTACTTTGGGTTACAAGGGCCTCATTATCACTGAAAAAACCATTTTTGTGCATCAAGAACAAATTTGGAAGGCTATTATAAATTCAGCTCCTACCAATGACAGTGACAGTGATTTTACAGCAGTGATCATATATGGATTACTCCTAGAATTGGCCTTTTACATGCCCAAGGATAAGAGATGGATTAGATTTCCAACAAGAGATCTAGTCGACGTTCATGATGTCATATTTTTTGAAGAGAAAATATTTGCAGTAAACTGTCATGGCCAACTATATGAATTTGATACAAGAACAAAGTCAGGACCAGTGGGAGGAAAACATGAAGCCACACCACCTCCATCCAATGTAGGAATGCTTAATTGTTATTACTATTTAATTGGAGGTGATAATGGAAGTTTATTGATGCTGGTAAAAGGGGCAAGATATAGGTATTACATGAAGAATCAAAAGCGGTTCTGCGAGTGCGAGACTGTTAAATTTGATATCTATGAATTGAGGAAAAATGAGAAAACATGGTCAAGAATACAGAGTTTGGGGAATTACATACTAGTAATTGGACTCAATTCTTCTGTTAAAATACTGCCAAACAATTTTTTGAATTGCAAAGGAAATCAAATCTACTTTACATATGACATGCATGACATGCGTGAAGTGTGctttgaaattgaaaacattACTCCCCGTTCTCAGATTGGCGTCTTCGATTTGGAAGATGGGAGTTTCCAAACATTTTTAACAGATGTGGACTTTTTTGGTCGTCCTATTTGGATATTACCCGAGTATAGGTTTTTGTCGTCCTAA
- the LOC130975717 gene encoding uncharacterized protein LOC130975717 — translation MASQSSRTSRFRSDAKEFLCGHGERPILRTSSTKDNPGRRFWGCVYYKVQDGCDFFRWADPKPGGVHEEVEVARNRRKITKLKARLKEMETKLWVVAALCIAGWVGFLFLFLQNYFKLKHPNGMHLGYR, via the exons ATGGCTTCCCAGAGCTCAAGAACCTCACGTTTTCGTTCAGATGCAAAGGAGTTTCTTTGTGGCCATGGTGAGAGGCCGATTTTGCGAACTTCATCGACGAAGGATAACCCTGGACGAAGATTCTGGGGTTGTGTATACTATAAG GTTCAGGATGGGTGTGATTTCTTCAGATGGGCAGATCCGAAACCTGGTGGTGTTCACGAAGAGGTTGAAGTTGCAAGAAATAGGAGGAAGATAACGAAGTTGAAGGCAAGATTGAAGGAGATGGAGACGAAGCTTTGGGTTGTGGCTGCTCTATGTATTGCTGGGTGGGTGGGATTTTTGTTCTTATTCCTGCAGAATTATTTCAAGTTAAAGCACCCAAATGGAATGCACTTAGGTTATAGATGA